Genomic segment of Drosophila takahashii strain IR98-3 E-12201 chromosome X, DtakHiC1v2, whole genome shotgun sequence:
CGACCGGGACATCAACGTGTCCGTGTTCGAGACGAACATCCGCATCGTGGGCGGTCTGCTGTCCGCCCACCTGCTCTCCAAGCGGGCCGGCCTGGCGGTGGAGCAGGGCTGGCCCTGCCGGGGTCCGCTGCTGCGGCTGGCGGAGGACGTGGCCCGCCGCCTGCTGCCCGCCTTCGACACGAGCACGGGCATGCCCTACGGCACGGTGAACCTCCGCTACGGCGTGCCCAAGGGCGAGACCTCGGTGACCTGCACGGCCGGCGTGGGCACCTTCCTCGTCGAGTTCGGCACGCTGAGCCGCCTGACCGGGAACAGCATCTACGAGGAGGTGGCCCTGCAGGCGGTCCACGCCCTGTGGGCCCACCGCTCGCCCATCGGGCTCTTCGGCAACCACATCGACGTGCAGAGCGGCCGCTGGACGGCGCTGGACTCGGGCATCGGGGCGGGCGTGGACTCCCTGTTCGAGTACCTGGTCAAGGCGGCCGTGCTCCTCAACCGGCCGGAGCTGCTGGACTTGTTCCACGAGGCCCGCGCGGCCATCGACAAGTACATGCGCAAAGAGGACTGGTACGTGTGGGTGGGCATGAACAAGGGCCACGTCACCCTGCCCGTCTTCCAGTCCCTGGAGGCCTTCTGGCCCGGCATCCTCAGCATAATCGGGGACACGGAGCCGGCGGTGCGCACCATCTCGCGATACATCGGGGTGTGGAAGAAGTACGGCTTCCTGCCGGAGTTCTACAACATTGCTGCGGGCGAGGCGTCGCCCAATCGCGAGGTGTATCCCCTGCGCCCGGAGCTCATCGAGTCGGCCATGTACCTCTACCGGGCCACGGGCAACGAGTACTTGCTGGAGCTGGGCGAGCACATGCTGGAGACGCTGGAGTTCAGCGCCAAGACCAAGTGCGGCTATGCAACGGTGCGGGGTTTTCTTCCAAGGCTTTTCAAAGTTACTTAGAGTTGACTTGCTCTTTCAGATCCGCAACGTTGTCACCCACGAGAAGGAGAACCGCATGGAGTCGTTCTTCCTGGCGGAGACCAGCAAGTACCTGTACCTCCTGTTCGACGAGGACAACTTCCTGCACAACGACGGCTCCGGCGGGGAGCTGCAGTCCACCGAGGACGACGTGTGCGTCGTGCAGGCGGGCGCCTATGTCTTCAACACGGAGGCCCATCCCATGGACATGTCGGCCCTCCactgctgccacgcccaccacgAGGACATATACGCCTCGCTGGACCTGCAGCGCTTCACTCCGCGGGCGATCTTCGAGCGGAGCAGGGAGCGGCAGGTGGCGGCGCAGGAGCAGTGGGTGCCGCAGTGCCAGCCGGAGAGCCACGAGCACTTCTACAAGGAGCAGGAGAGTGTCCAGGGGCAGGAGGCTGGCCGGGAGCAGGGCGCCAGCACCACCATGGCCGTGGACATCGAGGTGTTCGATGAGTTCCAGCAGCCCGCCGGCGACCTGCTGGTGAGCAACTTCGAGCGGATTCGCGAGGAGCGGGAGCTCAACGAGAGCCTGCAGAGGAGCGAGGTGCCGCGCAACCAGTTGACCGTCAGCGACCTGGACGAGTTCTTCGCCCAGCGACGGGAGAACTTCGGCAGCGCCGCCGAGGCCCTCAACTACGTGCTCGCCTTCATGGGCAACTACACCATGGACGTGGCCTTCATCCGGGGCCTGCAGCTGTACAATGCCAACATCAGCGGAGTGCTGGGCACAGGCGCCCAGAAGGAGTACGAGTCGCGCATGCGATCCCTCTGGCAGCTGTACGAACTGGAGCAGCAGTACGCGGCCAACATCCGGCTGATCCAGGGCCTGGGCCTGCTGGCCATCCAGGCGGACAGCGAGCGGATGCGCGGCTACTTGGCCGAGGTGCTGGACAGCCTGGACAGGCCGGATCTGCAATCTCCGGCCAatgcctcctcctcgtcccaGTTGGGTGGCATAAGGGAAGTTATCCTGAGGGCGCGCCATGCCTATGCCATGGCCATGGTGAACACCACGG
This window contains:
- the Edem1 gene encoding ER degradation-enhancing alpha-mannosidase-like protein 2 — its product is MQQQMTGTVILSCAVLLLLATAGGANGQKQYSKARKLELREDVRRMFQHAYEGYLRHASNYDELRPLTCDGHDTWGSYSLTLIDALDTLAAMGNFTEFRRVARLLEEKMNFDRDINVSVFETNIRIVGGLLSAHLLSKRAGLAVEQGWPCRGPLLRLAEDVARRLLPAFDTSTGMPYGTVNLRYGVPKGETSVTCTAGVGTFLVEFGTLSRLTGNSIYEEVALQAVHALWAHRSPIGLFGNHIDVQSGRWTALDSGIGAGVDSLFEYLVKAAVLLNRPELLDLFHEARAAIDKYMRKEDWYVWVGMNKGHVTLPVFQSLEAFWPGILSIIGDTEPAVRTISRYIGVWKKYGFLPEFYNIAAGEASPNREVYPLRPELIESAMYLYRATGNEYLLELGEHMLETLEFSAKTKCGYATIRNVVTHEKENRMESFFLAETSKYLYLLFDEDNFLHNDGSGGELQSTEDDVCVVQAGAYVFNTEAHPMDMSALHCCHAHHEDIYASLDLQRFTPRAIFERSRERQVAAQEQWVPQCQPESHEHFYKEQESVQGQEAGREQGASTTMAVDIEVFDEFQQPAGDLLVSNFERIREERELNESLQRSEVPRNQLTVSDLDEFFAQRRENFGSAAEALNYVLAFMGNYTMDVAFIRGLQLYNANISGVLGTGAQKEYESRMRSLWQLYELEQQYAANIRLIQGLGLLAIQADSERMRGYLAEVLDSLDRPDLQSPANASSSSQLGGIREVILRARHAYAMAMVNTTAMQEFAIRIYLSGTSEAGVRIHPLLEPEELIREERLRPLKAAEERSLFSYARRIVDFRKRMAETVDRLQTLMQDVPAAKSKEAAESDSQVAGADADASTVYAQTEAKEAAKAQQQQQQDQKLQKEKLAEEGSGSGQEESGSVWSQFVQTILRKTTVQRVKFDEAVLLEKTRKALEKHAHKELPHHLFACHRPEYIEGFAYRDFYPEAL